A stretch of the Planktothricoides raciborskii GIHE-MW2 genome encodes the following:
- the ctaD gene encoding cytochrome c oxidase subunit I, whose product MTSPAQVEHNTNPSNPHGEEEGNWLKYFGFSTDHKVIGIQYLVTSFIFYLIGGLLAEGVRVELATPDPDFVSPDLYNGLFTVHATVMIFLWIVPAGAGLANYLIPLMIGAKDMAFPRLNGVAFWLIPPGGVLLMASFFVGAPGAGWTSYPPLSLVTNQAGQLIWILSVLLLGTSSILGAVNFVTTILRMRIPEMTMNDMPLFCWAMLAASSLILVSTPVLAGALILLAFDLVAGTAFFNPTGGGDPVVYQHMFWFYSHPAVYIMILPVFGLISEILPVHSRKPIFGYQAIAYSSMAIAFLGLIVWAHHMFTSGTPGWLRMFFMIATMAIAVPTGIKVFSWVATIWGGKLRLNSAMLFGMGFVSMFLVGGLSGVMLASVPFDIHVHDTYFVVAHLHYVLFGGSVFGIYSALYHWFPKMTGRMMNETWGKIHFVLTFLGFNLCFLPMHWLGLQGMPRRVAQYNPEFATINMVCTIGSILLAISTIPFIINAVWSWVAGPKATANPWKGLTLEWLTSSPPPVENFLEEPILWSGPYDYGIDTVNEGSDRSVEDLLAEVKGSV is encoded by the coding sequence ATGACATCACCCGCACAAGTTGAACACAATACCAACCCATCCAATCCCCACGGGGAGGAAGAAGGAAATTGGCTCAAATATTTTGGTTTTAGTACCGACCACAAGGTAATCGGGATTCAATATCTCGTCACCAGCTTTATTTTTTATTTGATTGGCGGTCTGTTAGCGGAAGGGGTGCGGGTCGAACTTGCCACCCCAGACCCCGATTTTGTCAGCCCTGACTTATACAATGGGCTGTTTACCGTCCATGCCACCGTGATGATTTTCCTCTGGATCGTCCCGGCGGGGGCTGGTTTGGCCAATTATCTGATTCCTTTGATGATTGGTGCCAAAGATATGGCTTTTCCCCGCTTAAATGGGGTGGCTTTTTGGCTAATTCCCCCTGGGGGCGTTTTGCTGATGGCCAGCTTTTTTGTCGGAGCTCCCGGCGCTGGTTGGACTTCTTATCCTCCGTTGAGTTTGGTGACTAACCAAGCGGGTCAATTAATTTGGATTTTGAGCGTTTTATTGTTGGGAACTTCTTCCATTTTGGGGGCGGTGAACTTTGTCACCACTATCCTGAGAATGAGAATTCCTGAGATGACCATGAATGATATGCCCTTGTTTTGTTGGGCAATGCTGGCAGCTTCGTCGCTGATTCTGGTTTCTACTCCAGTTTTGGCCGGGGCTTTGATTTTGCTGGCGTTTGACTTGGTGGCAGGGACGGCATTTTTTAACCCCACAGGGGGCGGCGACCCGGTGGTTTACCAGCATATGTTCTGGTTTTATTCCCACCCAGCGGTTTACATTATGATTCTGCCGGTGTTTGGGCTGATTTCAGAAATTTTGCCGGTGCATTCCCGCAAACCGATTTTTGGTTATCAAGCGATCGCCTATTCCAGTATGGCGATCGCCTTTTTGGGCCTGATCGTCTGGGCGCACCATATGTTTACCAGTGGCACTCCGGGCTGGTTGCGGATGTTCTTTATGATTGCCACAATGGCGATCGCTGTCCCCACCGGCATCAAAGTCTTTAGCTGGGTTGCCACCATTTGGGGTGGAAAACTCCGCCTCAACAGTGCCATGCTGTTTGGCATGGGCTTTGTCTCCATGTTCCTAGTCGGTGGACTCAGCGGCGTCATGTTAGCCTCCGTCCCCTTCGACATTCACGTTCACGACACCTACTTCGTCGTTGCCCACCTGCACTACGTCCTCTTTGGGGGCAGTGTCTTTGGCATTTACTCCGCCTTATATCACTGGTTCCCCAAAATGACCGGGCGCATGATGAACGAAACTTGGGGCAAAATTCACTTTGTTCTCACCTTTTTGGGCTTTAACCTTTGCTTCCTACCAATGCACTGGTTAGGGCTCCAAGGAATGCCCCGACGGGTGGCCCAATATAACCCCGAATTTGCCACCATCAACATGGTTTGTACCATCGGTTCCATCCTGTTAGCCATTTCCACCATTCCATTTATTATTAATGCCGTTTGGTCTTGGGTTGCTGGGCCAAAAGCCACCGCAAATCCTTGGAAAGGTTTAACCCTAGAATGGCTGACCAGTTCACCCCCTCCAGTGGAAAACTTCCTGGAAGAACCAATCTTATGGTCTGGTCCTTATGACTACGGCATTGATACGGTCAATGAAGGCAGCGATCGATCCGTTGAGGACTTGCTGGCAGAAGTGAAAGGAAGTGTCTAA
- a CDS encoding tetratricopeptide repeat protein encodes MIGQVFSGRYEIIQEFSQDEFSQTYLAQDKKGHGSPVCLVKEFVPCANFLREGDREFLQQIFRLFQQEAEILKQLGHSDRFPKLLAYFQYQGKFYLVQEFIEGRPLLDELVPGKPLSEEEVINLLAELLETLAMIHFYHINHGNIHPNNIIRSKQNHQLVLTDFAVFKQMLSQNPQIAGKLAGYQRPKLTAETCLFSDDIYAVGMIAIQAITGIPAEQIPRNYKTHKVIWEDKVKVKNRRLLSLLNNMVSVGKKPRNVVIYKGLKPIKIIQKTYQTVSQKKIDLAGSLIEIFAQNQLGKLLGLMCSGSAIAFLLLNPSTLYFIRYPQVLLHQGISGEAMSQSKAFARLDIIEQDLTVRSAPVSEELAKKVEGIARKITIQIKTENKHQGSGAIVAKSGNQYYVLTAKHVVNKIDTYSVVTRDGKSYQVDDDMVKKFAGLDLAILQFTSEENYPVATLANDPLNYDETRWGFLSGWPIVPENKPSHYEFNLGQLVSQEIALLNITDANSVNQGYELLYSNFSKAGVSGGPVLDTQGRLIGIHGAARVDRVNKVQLGDSLGVPIKRFLDVVNQTNLPQESLKIEVNPPAKITKNSQKIEGKNKINLSRDSVLAVNQPADKNNHSHWVNYGNQLWRMGLTDAGIQAFDEAIKIQPDFYPAWYLRGLALIENQEDPEALTSFDRVLKLEPKFLQVWAERGKVLAELGEYSKAVNSIEQGIKSHQKNLMFHWLHGNWLYRSKQYVKAIAAYSKAIEIKPHPFAYYNRGVAHYLMHNYTEAIADYNQALQMNLNIGEIYLARSLAYTAQGNAQKAAEDLAKAEQLFCEQHRPECEKK; translated from the coding sequence ATGATTGGACAGGTATTCAGTGGCCGTTATGAAATTATCCAAGAATTCAGCCAAGATGAGTTCAGCCAGACTTATCTTGCCCAGGATAAAAAAGGACATGGTTCTCCGGTTTGTTTGGTCAAAGAATTCGTTCCTTGTGCAAATTTTTTAAGAGAGGGCGATCGCGAATTTTTACAGCAGATTTTTCGTCTATTTCAACAAGAAGCAGAAATCTTAAAACAACTCGGACATAGCGATCGCTTTCCCAAGTTACTGGCATATTTTCAATACCAAGGAAAGTTTTATCTCGTCCAAGAATTTATTGAAGGTCGGCCTTTACTAGATGAACTGGTGCCCGGTAAGCCCCTGAGTGAAGAAGAAGTCATCAACCTGTTAGCTGAACTATTAGAAACTTTAGCCATGATTCATTTTTACCATATCAATCATGGCAATATTCATCCTAACAATATTATCCGCAGTAAGCAAAATCACCAGTTAGTTTTAACGGACTTTGCTGTATTCAAACAAATGCTCAGTCAAAATCCGCAAATTGCGGGAAAATTGGCCGGTTATCAACGCCCTAAATTAACAGCCGAAACCTGTCTATTTAGCGATGATATTTATGCGGTGGGGATGATTGCCATTCAAGCAATCACAGGAATTCCTGCTGAACAAATCCCCAGAAATTATAAAACCCATAAAGTTATCTGGGAAGATAAAGTAAAAGTGAAAAATCGCCGGTTATTATCGCTTTTAAATAATATGGTCAGCGTTGGCAAAAAGCCGCGTAATGTTGTTATTTATAAAGGTTTAAAACCAATCAAAATTATTCAAAAAACATATCAAACTGTATCGCAAAAAAAAATCGATTTAGCTGGCAGCTTAATTGAGATATTTGCTCAAAACCAATTAGGGAAATTATTAGGATTGATGTGCAGTGGTTCGGCGATCGCATTTTTATTGCTGAATCCATCAACTTTATATTTTATCAGATATCCTCAAGTGCTGCTCCATCAGGGAATAAGTGGAGAGGCAATGAGTCAATCTAAAGCTTTCGCTCGTTTAGATATTATTGAACAAGATTTAACGGTTCGCTCTGCCCCTGTTTCCGAGGAATTAGCCAAAAAAGTTGAGGGAATTGCCAGGAAAATTACGATCCAAATTAAAACCGAAAATAAGCATCAAGGTTCAGGGGCGATCGTCGCTAAATCTGGCAATCAATACTATGTTTTAACTGCCAAGCACGTCGTGAATAAAATCGATACTTATTCCGTGGTGACAAGAGATGGAAAAAGCTATCAAGTTGATGATGATATGGTAAAAAAATTTGCTGGGTTAGATTTGGCAATCTTGCAGTTTACCAGCGAAGAAAATTACCCAGTTGCCACCTTAGCAAACGATCCATTAAACTATGATGAAACTCGCTGGGGTTTTCTCTCTGGTTGGCCAATTGTGCCAGAAAATAAACCCTCTCATTATGAGTTTAATCTAGGCCAACTTGTTAGTCAAGAAATTGCCTTATTAAATATTACCGATGCTAATTCTGTAAATCAAGGTTATGAGTTACTTTATAGCAATTTTAGTAAAGCCGGAGTCAGTGGTGGGCCGGTGTTGGATACCCAGGGAAGGCTGATAGGAATTCATGGCGCTGCGAGAGTCGATCGCGTGAATAAAGTTCAGCTTGGGGATAGTTTGGGAGTGCCAATTAAAAGGTTTCTTGATGTAGTGAATCAAACAAACCTGCCCCAAGAATCGTTAAAAATAGAAGTCAATCCGCCCGCTAAAATTACTAAAAATAGCCAGAAAATTGAAGGAAAAAATAAGATAAATTTATCCAGGGATTCGGTCTTAGCTGTGAATCAGCCTGCGGATAAAAACAATCATAGCCACTGGGTGAATTATGGCAATCAATTATGGCGCATGGGGCTAACTGATGCGGGAATTCAGGCATTTGACGAAGCAATTAAAATTCAGCCAGATTTTTATCCTGCTTGGTATTTGCGGGGGTTGGCATTAATAGAAAATCAAGAAGATCCAGAAGCTTTGACATCTTTCGACCGTGTATTAAAGCTTGAGCCGAAATTTCTCCAAGTTTGGGCAGAACGGGGAAAAGTTTTGGCTGAGTTAGGGGAATACTCAAAAGCAGTTAACTCAATTGAGCAAGGGATTAAAAGCCATCAGAAAAATTTGATGTTTCATTGGTTGCATGGAAATTGGCTTTATCGCTCTAAACAATATGTAAAAGCGATCGCCGCCTATAGTAAAGCGATCGAGATTAAACCCCATCCGTTTGCCTATTATAATCGAGGCGTAGCTCATTATTTGATGCATAACTATACGGAGGCGATCGCGGACTATAATCAAGCTTTACAAATGAACTTGAACATCGGCGAAATTTACCTAGCCCGCAGTTTAGCCTATACCGCCCAAGGCAACGCACAAAAAGCGGCTGAAGACTTAGCCAAAGCTGAACAACTTTTTTGTGAACAACATCGTCCTGAATGTGAAAAAAAATGA
- a CDS encoding Uma2 family endonuclease: MTTEAIKEIISPTESLPPEVPEWEPPMPPTDLIFDDGKPLETNRHRTAMNALIRSLEYAWRDRNDFFTGGNMFMYYSSAQARNRDFRGPDFFAVLNIDGSYSREGWVVWEENGRYPDAIVELMSNSTAYIDKVEKKQLYEQVFRTPDYFVYHPFDPNSLQGWHLDSGQKYQPLVPNERGWLWSETLGLWLGTWEGTIQRQSSIWLRFYDPEGNLVLLPEEAAEQKLSEAEQKASQAEQKLSEAEQKASQAEQKLSEAEQKAQRLAEQLRAMGIDPETL; the protein is encoded by the coding sequence ATGACTACTGAGGCGATCAAAGAAATTATCTCCCCCACAGAGTCGTTGCCCCCAGAGGTGCCAGAGTGGGAACCGCCGATGCCTCCCACGGACTTGATTTTTGATGATGGTAAACCCTTGGAAACTAATCGACATCGGACGGCGATGAATGCCCTCATTCGGTCGTTGGAATATGCGTGGCGCGATCGCAACGACTTTTTTACCGGGGGCAATATGTTTATGTACTACAGTAGCGCCCAGGCAAGAAATCGGGACTTTCGCGGGCCGGATTTTTTTGCGGTTTTAAACATTGACGGCAGTTACTCTCGTGAAGGCTGGGTAGTCTGGGAAGAAAACGGACGCTATCCTGATGCGATCGTTGAACTCATGTCGAACAGCACTGCCTATATCGACAAAGTGGAGAAAAAGCAGCTTTACGAACAAGTTTTTCGCACCCCAGATTACTTTGTCTATCATCCCTTCGATCCCAATTCTTTACAAGGATGGCATTTAGATTCTGGTCAAAAATACCAGCCCCTTGTCCCCAATGAACGAGGATGGCTTTGGTCAGAAACATTAGGCTTATGGTTAGGAACTTGGGAAGGGACAATTCAGCGACAATCATCGATTTGGCTGCGATTTTATGACCCCGAAGGCAATTTAGTTTTATTGCCAGAGGAAGCTGCCGAACAAAAACTCTCGGAAGCCGAACAAAAGGCTTCCCAAGCTGAACAAAAACTCTCGGAAGCTGAACAAAAGGCTTCCCAAGCTGAACAAAAACTCTCGGAGGCTGAACAAAAAGCACAACGTTTAGCTGAACAGTTAAGAGCAATGGGTATTGACCCAGAAACCCTGTAA
- a CDS encoding heme-copper oxidase subunit III, with amino-acid sequence MQGSTVETFNTPVGDRVIATSHHEAHPDHRIFGIIMFLIAESMIFLGLFAAYGTFRLVAPEWPPEGTPEMELLVPGINTIILISSSFVMNRGNAAIKQNNVAGMRAWFAATAAMGAIFLCGQLYEYFHTGFGLTDNIFTSTFYVLTGFHGLHVTFGLLLILAVLFRSLKGDRYSSTYHFGPEAAEIYWHFVDVVWIVLFTILYLI; translated from the coding sequence ATGCAAGGTTCAACGGTTGAAACATTTAATACCCCCGTGGGCGATCGCGTAATAGCTACCAGCCATCACGAAGCCCATCCCGATCATCGAATTTTTGGCATCATCATGTTCCTGATTGCTGAATCGATGATTTTTCTGGGATTATTTGCCGCTTATGGCACCTTCCGCTTAGTTGCCCCCGAATGGCCGCCGGAAGGCACCCCAGAAATGGAATTATTAGTCCCCGGAATTAACACCATTATTCTGATTTCTAGTAGTTTTGTGATGAACCGGGGCAACGCCGCCATTAAACAAAATAATGTGGCGGGAATGCGGGCTTGGTTTGCCGCCACTGCTGCAATGGGGGCGATTTTCTTATGTGGCCAACTTTATGAATATTTTCATACGGGTTTTGGCTTAACCGATAATATTTTCACCAGTACCTTTTATGTGTTAACTGGGTTTCACGGTTTGCACGTTACCTTTGGTTTGCTGCTGATTTTAGCGGTGTTATTCCGCAGTTTGAAAGGCGATCGCTACTCCAGTACATATCACTTTGGCCCCGAAGCTGCCGAAATTTACTGGCACTTTGTTGATGTGGTCTGGATTGTTTTGTTCACCATTCTCTATTTGATCTAA
- a CDS encoding cytochrome c oxidase subunit II codes for MKIPSAITAMIAGIVLTLASLWIGQNHGLMPVAASDEAPLVDGLFNTMMTISAALFFLVEGALIISVFKFRKSPGDETDGPPVEGNLSLEILWTAIPVVIVMGLSVYSYEVYNAMGGLDPMASHDHGHKMVAMKPGAAKVLRTAYAIAAPLPGSEAAEAMTTEEKIALGVGASPENQGKPPDVEVNVLGLQFAWIFTYPETGVVSGELHIPAGKDVQLNINAQDVLHAFWVPQFRLKQDAIPGRPTELRFKPKTPGDYPLICAELCGAYHGAMQTRVIVHTPEDYDAWMQSQIAMQQDEQNPAVTLAMNPADKSPAEFLAPYTSDLGITSETVKQLHSHNHH; via the coding sequence TTGAAAATCCCCAGCGCCATTACCGCAATGATTGCAGGCATCGTCCTGACTTTGGCGAGTCTGTGGATTGGCCAAAATCATGGACTAATGCCAGTAGCGGCATCTGACGAAGCCCCTTTAGTAGACGGGCTGTTTAACACCATGATGACGATTTCAGCCGCACTCTTTTTCTTAGTAGAAGGGGCGCTGATTATTTCCGTATTCAAATTTCGCAAGTCTCCAGGGGACGAAACCGACGGGCCCCCGGTAGAAGGCAACCTGTCTCTGGAAATTCTCTGGACAGCCATTCCCGTGGTGATTGTCATGGGACTTTCTGTTTATAGCTATGAAGTCTATAACGCAATGGGCGGCTTGGATCCGATGGCCTCCCATGACCACGGTCATAAAATGGTGGCCATGAAACCTGGGGCGGCGAAAGTGCTCCGCACCGCTTACGCGATCGCTGCCCCCTTACCGGGAAGCGAAGCAGCCGAAGCCATGACCACCGAGGAAAAAATCGCCCTCGGTGTCGGTGCTTCCCCCGAAAACCAAGGCAAACCCCCTGATGTCGAAGTCAACGTCTTGGGTCTACAATTTGCCTGGATTTTTACCTACCCAGAAACCGGCGTAGTCTCTGGAGAATTGCATATCCCCGCAGGCAAAGACGTGCAACTCAACATCAACGCCCAAGATGTGCTCCATGCTTTTTGGGTGCCACAGTTCCGCCTTAAACAGGATGCCATTCCCGGTCGTCCCACGGAATTACGCTTTAAGCCGAAAACCCCTGGCGATTATCCGCTAATTTGCGCTGAACTTTGTGGCGCTTACCACGGGGCAATGCAAACGCGAGTCATTGTCCATACTCCAGAAGACTATGACGCTTGGATGCAAAGTCAAATCGCCATGCAGCAGGATGAACAAAATCCCGCCGTCACCCTGGCAATGAACCCAGCAGACAAATCTCCGGCGGAATTTCTTGCCCCATATACCTCAGATTTGGGCATCACTTCCGAAACCGTAAAACAACTGCATTCCCATAATCATCATTAA
- a CDS encoding ParA family protein, protein MTYIIATTNMKGGVGKTTLTVNLGASLAKDHGKRVLVVDLDTQISATLSLVSTQEFAKLRQENRTLKHLVNQIIQPINQTKINIHDVIKSYISNVKGFDLLPGDIDLYDEYLVSEMLHEKAIRLGKDKFDTVWNILESSLIFDILKPVFSDYDFIILDCAPGYNLITRSALVCSDFYLMPARPEPLSIIGIQLLERRLKQLKEIYKYTQPLQLELLGIAFTMSGNLMTGKYYKQVMQRVYEDFGQSKIFKTRIPMDFKVSKSVDSFLPVVFSDPTSSASKAFKKMTTELLEKVQIAVDMKQQKTKLNLVNLD, encoded by the coding sequence ATGACTTATATCATTGCCACGACGAACATGAAGGGTGGAGTGGGTAAAACCACATTAACCGTTAATTTAGGGGCAAGTTTAGCGAAAGATCACGGCAAACGGGTTTTAGTGGTTGATTTAGACACCCAAATCAGTGCTACCCTGAGTCTGGTGTCAACCCAGGAATTTGCCAAACTGCGTCAAGAAAACCGCACTTTAAAACATTTGGTCAACCAAATTATCCAACCGATTAATCAGACAAAGATTAATATTCACGATGTGATTAAGTCATATATATCCAATGTGAAAGGATTTGATTTATTGCCCGGAGATATTGACTTGTATGATGAATATTTGGTATCGGAAATGCTACACGAGAAAGCCATCCGCTTGGGTAAAGATAAATTTGATACGGTTTGGAATATTTTGGAAAGCAGTTTAATCTTTGATATTTTAAAGCCAGTCTTTTCTGATTATGATTTTATTATTTTAGATTGTGCTCCCGGCTACAATTTGATTACTCGGAGTGCTTTGGTTTGTAGTGATTTTTACTTGATGCCTGCACGTCCTGAGCCTTTATCAATTATTGGCATTCAGTTACTTGAAAGAAGATTAAAACAATTGAAAGAGATTTATAAATATACCCAGCCTCTCCAGCTAGAACTCTTGGGGATTGCCTTTACGATGTCGGGAAATTTAATGACTGGGAAGTATTATAAACAAGTGATGCAGAGAGTTTATGAAGATTTCGGCCAAAGCAAAATTTTTAAAACTCGCATCCCGATGGATTTTAAGGTGTCTAAGTCGGTGGATAGTTTTTTGCCGGTGGTTTTCAGCGATCCCACCTCATCAGCCTCTAAAGCTTTCAAAAAAATGACTACAGAACTTTTAGAGAAAGTTCAAATTGCTGTTGATATGAAACAACAAAAAACTAAGTTAAATTTAGTTAATTTAGATTAG
- a CDS encoding heme o synthase has translation MQEIINNNAQRHHENFWQVVKSYYQLTKPRIILLLLITTSSSMWVAAKGEVDPLLVLVTVTGGALAAAAANTINCLYDRDIDYIMERTRHRPLPSGRIQPRDALIFAIALAAASFTLLTTFANLLAALLAMSGIVFYVLIYTHWLKRHSTQNIVIGGAAGAIPPLVGWAAVTGDLTWAPWVMFAIIFLWTPPHFWALAMYIRNEYAEVNVPMLPVISGNETTAYQIWLYTLIMLPATFLLVFPLQASGLVYGAIALWLGGIFALKAWQLLKNPDDQDMARGLFKYSIYYLMLLCAGMVVDSLPVIHHFNTVLAENMQSLIGGIIGTILGA, from the coding sequence ATGCAAGAAATCATCAATAACAATGCTCAACGACACCATGAAAACTTTTGGCAAGTCGTTAAAAGTTACTACCAACTGACCAAACCGAGAATTATCCTGCTGCTGTTAATTACCACCTCGTCAAGTATGTGGGTAGCCGCTAAAGGAGAAGTCGATCCGCTGTTAGTCCTGGTGACGGTGACTGGGGGTGCGTTGGCTGCGGCTGCGGCGAATACGATCAATTGTCTGTATGACCGGGATATTGACTATATTATGGAACGCACCAGGCATCGTCCCTTGCCTTCCGGTCGGATTCAACCTCGCGATGCTTTGATTTTTGCGATCGCCTTAGCCGCTGCCTCGTTCACCTTGCTGACCACTTTTGCTAACTTGCTGGCGGCGCTATTGGCCATGTCCGGCATTGTCTTTTATGTCCTCATCTATACTCATTGGTTAAAACGCCATAGTACGCAAAATATTGTCATTGGTGGGGCTGCCGGTGCTATTCCGCCCTTGGTGGGTTGGGCCGCAGTGACCGGGGATTTGACTTGGGCGCCTTGGGTAATGTTTGCCATTATTTTCCTCTGGACACCGCCTCATTTTTGGGCTTTGGCTATGTATATTCGCAATGAATATGCGGAAGTGAATGTACCCATGTTGCCGGTAATTTCTGGTAATGAAACTACCGCTTATCAGATTTGGCTTTATACCTTAATTATGCTCCCCGCCACATTTTTGCTGGTGTTTCCTTTGCAAGCTAGTGGCCTGGTTTATGGGGCGATCGCTCTTTGGCTGGGAGGTATTTTTGCCCTGAAAGCTTGGCAACTGTTGAAAAATCCCGACGATCAAGATATGGCTAGAGGATTGTTTAAATATTCCATCTATTATCTGATGTTACTTTGTGCGGGTATGGTGGTGGATAGCTTGCCGGTAATCCATCACTTCAATACGGTGTTGGCGGAGAATATGCAAAGTTTAATCGGCGGGATTATTGGGACGATCCTAGGGGCGTAA
- a CDS encoding heme A synthase — MTNPVWSQLTTNTKSASTPQDRIRRLVWKIAIATLMLMAVGSATRVMNAGLACPDWPLCYGELVPTKQMNLQVFLEWFHRLDASLIGLMAIALAGLSWWDRRHLPGWLPWACTGALGLIVFQGVLGGLTVTQLLRFDIVTAHLGTALLFFTTVLVIGLSLLPYQGTGVTGKLRWVGLTAAILTYFQSLLGGLVGSQWALHQCFGYQQLCGVMHSHIAGVVPPTVAVITLVVMAWRTAALHPTLRKLAFWTGALLGLQILLGVATFYLRLQVEPLTVAHQTTGATLLGTLVAFTVLAIRDDRQTKIRETKSLL, encoded by the coding sequence ATGACAAATCCAGTGTGGAGTCAATTAACCACAAACACTAAATCGGCATCAACCCCCCAAGACCGAATTCGTCGTTTGGTCTGGAAAATTGCGATCGCCACCCTTATGCTGATGGCTGTGGGCAGCGCCACACGGGTAATGAACGCGGGACTGGCTTGCCCAGACTGGCCGCTTTGTTATGGTGAGTTGGTGCCCACCAAGCAAATGAACCTACAAGTATTTTTAGAATGGTTTCATCGCTTAGACGCCTCGTTAATTGGCCTAATGGCGATCGCCCTAGCGGGTTTATCTTGGTGGGATCGGCGACATTTACCCGGTTGGTTGCCTTGGGCTTGCACCGGCGCCCTGGGTTTAATCGTCTTTCAGGGAGTGCTCGGCGGACTCACGGTGACACAACTACTCAGATTTGATATTGTCACCGCCCACTTGGGAACCGCGTTGCTATTTTTCACCACGGTTTTAGTTATTGGTCTAAGTCTCTTGCCCTACCAAGGCACTGGAGTGACGGGAAAATTGCGCTGGGTCGGTTTAACCGCTGCCATTTTAACTTATTTCCAAAGCCTACTTGGAGGGTTGGTCGGTTCTCAATGGGCATTGCATCAATGCTTTGGCTATCAACAGCTTTGTGGGGTGATGCATAGTCATATTGCCGGAGTAGTGCCGCCGACAGTGGCAGTGATTACCTTAGTCGTGATGGCGTGGCGGACTGCGGCCCTTCATCCCACCTTAAGAAAACTAGCTTTCTGGACGGGGGCTTTATTAGGGTTGCAAATTCTCCTCGGTGTGGCCACTTTTTATCTGCGTTTGCAAGTGGAACCCCTGACCGTAGCCCACCAAACCACCGGCGCCACTTTATTGGGCACCCTGGTGGCGTTTACGGTTTTGGCTATTCGGGACGATCGTCAGACCAAAATCAGAGAAACTAAATCACTGTTGTAA